One part of the Neodiprion virginianus isolate iyNeoVirg1 chromosome 3, iyNeoVirg1.1, whole genome shotgun sequence genome encodes these proteins:
- the LOC124301502 gene encoding uncharacterized protein LOC124301502 — MIGKELALIILQLVTLLAKCGSCQDLLMNVNTKKVLAFTSDKFLSLTFDPAVLLTGDVLASSTERITNMAKGLAPGYVRLAGPRSNLYNFERSLFPRTGFEDSDLTFSEAHWVLVQQWAQRAGLDVVSCLTPQRIENEDQVAAWDPRNSLDLISFSDHMGYNMSWQLGYECQTRCDISGSDLGKDVARLRNMLGAFPRYANSIIAGPDVVSLRGKQQHQFIQDYLNSAGSALSVITWHPDFAGVAVDSNGVALQTDTLATDKDLLYKAMGRTIAKKPLWIAESKPEECKQQFLGALVWARRLGSAAKLGVQVIMRQPDASHILQPTPDYWVSVLHKMLVGREVLDAKLTLGNKTHLHFFCQCTKPSAKYDKGAVTIFGLNLTPGKVVVSLKGLKVKTLHKYILMPGYDTENRMFAETVLLNNQPLNLVNGKDLPEINPTVTNLGKNVAIKLPSGGIGFWVIPGARVKTCLGHEDELGDKNQLLKKLTKKLEEPDALDENTGHEVEEDQDFEADSTEDIKSILKSKKMKKRKHRHSDETEDEERRFKRLDPKKELEKLEKLLRRNTNSEDKKSSHLRGRVGLSMFDNGGNDGTEEDGRENTSEDRNGGLMRLKNEKNDSAEEIRAKLEEYKKKLKQYEMREKNLGEKRVEQTNRASYSHDELPITDIDTQKALEALALISRVETAMREQETPSKVKVPGQLQMVASDIGEQVMVDELQKTEKTKRTADPEAFGKLYQFLVNTGQPDKIHKREVEGNSRRKRDLEKLLGDDPLGLRKEGLFKKRLKSDDAKEKRLERRIRKKEKDVDMGLKKDLTIPRHADSNENNFFGFPELKPIENFPEGDLFVEEGKSEEEKSHDYDYVKDDDDEEQNANKRNHAKRRKVKKHQRKPAVDETWIEEPNSKFYYAPNEYFENFNQPPVTIKTQWKDYGELWEPESLQQREEQPKLQENDATGEAVIRRAHIDEKTDKKAKEKAVKKLINYYDNAGVEKPRAKSGRTGLKSQAQQKIGKPAMKPKPEPPVEESTVKLLEPEDEYDDSTDPGSMQFVSSKAEDYSQEDYEDDVEDVGSKKRTKRKLANLDDEAFGQEMISEDAANSRDCKCRVIRGNRYPVCKNCRRAVRRGREAAEIVSEEKDDSASTPASDLSEELNESASDELPQSLNSSNEALENVSQRVSETSEVSLTESDAADSNEETLKNAETEDLNAEPDISTSPSPSSTPASVTVVENEEIEPPQPTPSPMLEMPQTNDSDCQLSATEKPSEPEIVTENGNEVGSPADTGKDTAVLILSDKTTNLSELEAENEKNPVEADVQAKRQVGEVTETKTESQSATKISLGTGTNLGSGIKSSKLEPNLKERVELKMKLDSKPVLKTDFTKNKMVLNTEALAALLKESENKKSEVMKALEASAKLKSVDPKKYVDYQKKRAEKLESLKDKLKDRKVKILQQYRQELVEALSKCDDEVERNLKRRQIWEDFAQKDEFQDFVDKDKLDYLMTNRPVNYEQSGEQNESVEEEDRRYYPEVDLVQPLRNPRQQKIPRNSYYSPSMSDSLDTVPIMANAQPLQSSRYDNGDSYYAIVESLENPKILHRQNFGYGDSGYGFDDYRQGNRQFYMPSGNQQQPGLRQYPRNDQDQYTIPQQPFQQFNDGVQSDYQTYDDYISSENAGSFYSDGSPSEETYNRDVRRAVPTPVELAEYQSRQSFGPQKREQDLVYKKKVSVVLVPESRQKSATQVIGEPIEFYTSVGDVKESPKKSNDINAPNQDDQGDETYESEDGLRVPQARPESPCVNGNCGSRARGDIAMELGEPQDSHEEVQLENNSDKEHRRNGRNLISQKKLTVDEPAFKMTPVESERDLAAVRKERGTDENKSQYICLREDSGEDDSAGEEERTLFKLVKNGDYYEAVPVAVMPEDLSASRQRKMYRRIARQNEKVRNKRRKFSDDDFTDDDMNYHVRREAYSSRRPEELLPGSSSRSQVMLEDSNYRSIGDEMNRVEVGQRLSPDEYELLMMIPVKKTGRMLKRSRREIGDNVIDRSGNYEDMSYLWDDIVDGEQNEAKLQEYIAEKENIVREFQNAQANLNKYLKKLEAMRDPVQLQKFERIITNLGSHDHEEMSLITQDEQQRIQLAEYLKQEILNKVRGFDAYRGESTTPGCETSTPISLFDAAMPKIESTINDKLVKVGNLTESLEDFINEFDKKSEDNSTASSNETSSAKNEKISYNIFNTALSNVKKFFEFLTGVNLIFRRH; from the exons ATGATTGGCAAGGAGTTAGCTCTGATAATCCTGCAGCTGGTCACGCTCCTAGCAAAATGTGGATCCTGTCAGGACCTCCTGATGAACGTAAACACGAAAAAGGTCTTAGCATTTACGAGCGATAAATTTCTCAGCTTAACTTTTGACCCGGCAGTTTTGCTGACAGGCGATGTTCTCGc ATCGAGCACCGAGCGAATTACGAACATGGCGAAGGGCTTGGCACCTGGATACGTGCGACTTGCAGGACCCAGAAGCAACCTCTACAATTTCGAAAGATCCCTCTTTCCTCGTACCGGCTTCGAGGATTCGGATCTAACGTTTTCGG AAGCGCACTGGGTTCTGGTTCAACAATGGGCTCAGAGAGCGGGGCTCGACGTCGTCTCCTGTCTGACGCCTCAGAGGATCGAGAACGAGGATCAAGTGGCTGCCTGGGATCCGAGAAACAGCCTGGACCTGATCTCGTTCAGCGATCACATGGGATACAACATGAGCTGGCAGCTGGGATACG AGTGCCAGACAAGATGTGACATCAGTGGTTCTGATCTCGGGAAGGACGTGGCTCGCCTGAGAAACATGCTAGGCGCTTTTCCGAGGTACGCTAACAGTATCATAGCTGGACCAGACGTTGTGAGCTTGCGTGGTAAACAGCAGCACCAATTCATTCAAGACTACTTGAACTCGGCCGGAAGCGCACTTTCGGTGATCACCTGGCATCC AGACTTCGCTGGTGTAGCCGTCGACTCTAATGGTGTCGCACTTCAGACCGACACTCTGGCGACGGACAAGGATTTGCTGTACAAAGCGATGGGACGAACGATCGCCAAGAAGCCACTATGGATCG CTGAGTCGAAACCCGAAGAGTGCAAACAGCAGTTTCTGGGCGCTCTGGTTTGGGCTCGACGACTTGGAAGCGCCGCGAAGCTTGGCGTCCAGGTTATCATGAGACAGCCGGATGCCTCTCACATCCTGCAGCCGACTCCG GACTACTGGGTCTCAGTGCTACACAAGATGCTCGTCGGCCGAGAAGTGCTGGACGCTAAATTGACCTTGGGGAACAAAACGCACCTCCACTTCTTCTGCCAGTGCACGAAACCCTCAGCCAAGTACGACAAGGGAGCTGTAACCATTTTCGGACTTAACCTGACTCCGGGAAAAGTCGTGGTATCGCTAAAGGGCCTGAAGGTCAAGACTCTTCACAAGTACATTCTAATGCCTGGATATGATACTGAGAACAGGATGTTCGCCGA AACCGTTCTACTCAATAACCAGCCGCTAAATCTCGTCAATGGAAAAGATCTCCCTGAAATCAACCCGACTGTAACGAATCTCGGAAAGAACGTGGCCATCAAGCTTCCATCAGGAGGAATTGGATTCTGGGTGATACCTGGAGCCAGG GTGAAAACGTGTCTTGGTCATGAAGATGAATTGGGGGACAAGAACCAGTTGTTGAAGAAATTGACAAAGAAGTTGGAAGAGCCAGATGCTCTGGACGAAAACACAGGTCACGAAGTGGAGGAGGATCAGGACTTTGAGGCGGATTCGACCGAGGATATAAAGAGTATCCTTAAGtcgaaaaagatgaaaaagcGAAAGCACAGGCACAGCGATGAAACTGAGGACGAAGAGAGGAGGTTCAAGAGACTGGATCCGAAAAAAGAACTTGAAAAGCTGGAGAAGCTTCTGAGGAGGAACACGAACAGTGAGGACAAAAAGTCGTCCCACTTGAGGGGCAGAGTGGGTTTGAGCATGTTTGACAACGGAGGGAATGACGGGACGGAAGAAGACGGAAGGGAAAATACATCCGAGGATCGAAATGGCGGGCTGATGCGGctgaaaaacgagaaaaatgaCTCAGCCGAAGAAATCCGGGCTAAGCTCGAAGAGTACAAGAAGAAGCTGAAGCAGTATGagatgagggaaaaaaatctcgGTGAAAAACGCGTTGAACAAACGAACAGAGCCTCGTACTCTCACGATGAACTCCCAATTACCGACATCGACACTCAGAAGGCGTTGGAAGCTCTCGCCTTGATATCAAGAGTGGAGACTGCGATGCGAGAGCAGGAAACACCCAGCAAAGTCAAAGTGCCGGGTCAACTTCAGATGGTGGCCTCTGACATCGGCGAGCAGGTGATGGTAGATGAGCTGCAGAAGACCGAGAAGACGAAGAGAACGGCGGACCCCGAGGCGTTTGGAAAGCTGTATCAGTTCCTGGTGAACACTGGCCAGCCGGATAAAATCCACAAGCGGGAAGTAGAAGGTAATTCGCGGAGAAAACGAGACCTGGAGAAGTTACTTGGCGACGACCCACTTGGTCTGAGGAAGGAGGGGCTATTCAAGAAGCGGCTGAAGAGCGATGACGCCAAGGAGAAGCGACTCGAGCGGAGGAtaaggaagaaggaaaaggaCGTTGATATGGGCCTGAAAAAGGATCTTACCATTCCGAGACACGCTGATAGTAACGAGAATAACTTCTTCGGGTTTCCGGAGCTGAAACCTATCGAGAACTTCCCCGAAGGTGATCTGTTCGTCGAAGAAGGAAAATCGGAGGAGGAGAAAAGCCACGATTATGATTACGTTaaggacgacgacgacgaagagcAGAATGCGAATAAACGGAATCACGCCAAGCGACGCAAGGTCAAGAAGCACCAGAGGAAACCCGCGGTCGACGAGACGTGGATCGAGGAGCCAAACTCAAAATTCTACTATGCGCCAAATGAGTATTTCGAGAATTTTAACCAACCTCCGGTCACGATAAAAACTCAGTGGAAGGACTACGGAGAGCTGTGGGAACCAGAGTCGCTTCAACAGAGAGAAGAGCAGCCGAAGCTTCAGGAGAACGACGCCACCGGCGAAGCCGTGATCAGGAGAGCTCACATCGACGAGAAAACGGACAAAaaggcgaaggaaaaagcggTCAAGAAGCTGATCAATTACTACGACAACGCTGGGGTGGAGAAACCGAGAGCCAAGAGCGGAAGAACAGGGTTGAAATCCCAGGCCCAACAAAAGATTGGAAAACCGGCAATGAAACCGAAACCTGAACCTCCGGTTGAAGAAAGTACCGTAAAGCTTTTGGAGCCGGAGGACGAGTACGACGATAGCACAGATCCGGGGTCGATGCAGTTCGTTAGTTCGAAAGCTGAGGACTACTCGCAGGAGGATTACGAAGACGACGTTGAAGATGTTGGAAGTAAAAAAAGGACGAAGAGGAAACTCGCCAATTTGGACGACGAGGCTTTCGGGCAAGAAATGATTAGTGAGGACGCTGCCAATTCGAGAGACTGCAAGTGCAGGGTCATCAGAGGCAACCGTTATCCGGTATGCAAAAACTGCAGGCGAGCTGTTCGCAGAGGACGCGAAGCTGCTGAGATCGTCTCGGAGGAAAAAGATGATTCTGCATCGACACCCGCCTCTGACCTCTCCGAGGAGCTGAACGAATCGGCTTCCGATGAACTCCCACAGAGCTTGAACAGCTCGAATGAAGCGTTAGAGAATGTGAGCCAGCGGGTGTCTGAAACGAGCGAAGTTTCACTCACCGAGTCAGATGCAGCGGATTCCAATGAAGAGACCCTGAAGAATGCCGAAACGGAGGATCTTAATGCGGAACCAGATATTTCTACAAGCCCATCGCCAAGTTCTACGCCAGCTTCTGTCACAGTTGtggaaaatgaagaaattgaacCACCTCAACCAACGCCTTCGCCGATGCTCGAAATGCCTCAAACCAACGATTCAGATTGTCAGCTTTCAGCCACTGAAAAACCTAGTGAGCCTGAAATTGTTACGGAAAATGGCAACGAAGTCGGTTCTCCTGCAGATACGGGGAAGGACACAGCGGTTCTAATTCTCAGCGACAAAACTACGAACCTGTCTGAGCTAGAGGctgaaaacgaaaagaacCCAGTCGAGGCTGATGTTCAGGCCAAACGTCAAGTTGGCGAAGTGACTGAGACGAAAACTGAGAGCCAATCAGCAACTAAAATATCCCTGGGAACTGGAACAAACTTGGGATCAGGTATAAAGTCGAGCAAGCTTGAACCTAACCTGAAGGAAAGGGTGGAGCTGAAAATGAAGTTGGATTCAAAGCCGGTGTTGAAGACTGATTTCACCAAGAATAAAATGGTGCTTAATACCGAGGCCTTGGCGGCGCTGCTAAAGGAAAGCGAGAACAAGAAATCGGAGGTGATGAAGGCGCTCGAGGCGTCGGCAAAGTTAAAATCTGTCGACCCGAAGAAGTACGTTGATTACCAGAAGAAGCGAGCCGAGAAGTTGGAAAGTCTGAAAGACAAACTGAAAGACAGGAAAGTAAAAATACTTCAGCAGTATCGTCAGGAGCTGGTAGAAGCCTTGAGCAAATGCGACGACGAAGTAGAGCGGAATCTGAAGCGACGGCAAATCTGGGAGGACTTTGCTCAGAAGGACGAGTTCCAGGACTTCGTGGACAAGGACAAACTCGACTACCTTATGACGAACAGGCCAGTCAACTACGAACAGTCTGGAGAGCAGAACGAGTCAGTCGAGGAAGAGGACAGAAGGTATTATCCCGAAGTCGACCTCGTTCAGCCTCTGCGAAATCCTCGGCAGCAGAAAATCCCAAGGAATTCATACTACAGTCCAAGCATGTCTGACTCTCTGGACACTGTGCCGATCATGGCTAACGCTCAACCGCTGCAAAGTAGTCGCTACGACAACGGTGACTCCTATTACGCCATTGTGGAGAGTCTTGAAAATCCAAAGATCCTTCACAGACAAAATTTCGGCTACGGAGATTCCGGATACGGTTTTGACGACTACCGTCAAGGTAACAGACAGTTCTACATGCCTTCTGGTAATCAGCAGCAGCCGGGGCTTCGACAGTATCCCAGGAATGATCAGGATCAATATACTATTCCGCAACAGCCTTTTCAGCAATTCAACGACGGCGTTCAGTCGGATTATCAAACTTACGACGATTATATAAGCTCTGAAAACGCGGGGTCGTTTTACTCCGATGGATCACCGAGTGAAGAGACTTACAACCGAGACGTTCGGCGCGCTGTTCCGACTCCAGTAGAACTTGCAGAATATCAAAGCAGACAATCTTTTGGACCGCAAAAAAGGGAGCAGGACCTGGTGTACAAGAAGAAAGTTAGTGTTGTACTGGTACCAGAATCGAGGCAAAAGTCAGCTACGCAAGTTATAGGTGAGCCGATTGAGTTCTATACGAGCGTCGGAGACGTGAAAGAATCACCTAAGAAATCGAATGACATAAACGCTCCAAACCAGGACGATCAAGGTGATGAAACTTACGAGAGCGAAGATGGACTCAGAGTTCCACAGGCTAGACCAGAATCGCCATGCGTAAATGGAAACTGCGGATCTAGAGCGCGTGGAGATATTGCTATGGAACTTGGAGAACCGCAAGATTCGCACGAAGAAGTTCAGCTCGAAAATAATTCGGACAAGGAACACAGAAGAAACGGTCGCAACCTGATTTCGCAGAAGAAGCTAACAGTCGATGAACCAGCTTTCAAAATGACGCCCGTTGAATCGGAACGTGATTTAGCAGCAGTCAGGAAGGAGAGAGGGACCGACGAAAATAAATCGCAGTACATATGCCTGAGAGAGGATTCGGGGGAAGATGACTCCGCTGGCGAGGAAGAGAGGACCCTGTTCAAACTCGTGAAGAACGGCGATTACTACGAAGCGGTGCCAGTTGCAGTTATGCCGGAGGATCTCAGTGCGTCCAGACAGAGGAAGATGTACCGAAGAATTGCAAGACAGAACGAGAAGGTGAGGAACAAGCGGCGCAAGTTCAGCGACGACGACTTCACCGATGATGACATGAACTACCACGTCCGTAGGGAGGCCTATTCGAGCAGAAGACCTGAAGAATTACTGCCAGGAAGTTCTTCAAGGTCACAGGTAATGCTCGAAGACTCTAACTATCGGTCGATCGGAGATGAAATGAACCGGGTGGAAGTGGGGCAGAGACTGAGTCCAGATGAATACGAGCTGCTGATGATGATTCCGGTTAAGAAGACCGGCAGAATGCTGAAACGCTCGAGGAGAGAGATCGGCGACAATGTTATCGACAGGTCTGGAAACTACGAGGACATGAGTTACTTGTGGGACGACATTGTCGACGGTGAACAGAACGAGGCAAAGCTCCAGGAGTACATCGCGGAGAAGGAGAATATCGTTCGGGAGTTCCAAAATGCTCAGGCGAACCTGAACAAGTACTTGAAGAAGCTTGAGGCCATGCGGGATCCGGTGCAGCTGCAGAAGTTTGAGCGAATCATTACGAACCTCGGGTCTCACGATCACGAGGAAATGTCGCTGATCACCCAGGACGAACAGCAACGAATTCAACTCGCGGAGTATCTGAAGCAAGAGATCTTGAACAAGGTTCGTGGCTTCGATGCTTATCGCGGAGAATCGACGACGCCGGGCTGTGAAACTTCGACTCCGATATCGCTGTTCGATGCGGCAATGCCGAAGATTGAAAGCACGATCAACGACAAGCTGGTAAAGGTCGGGAACTTGACCGAATCACTTGAGGACTTCATCAACGAGTTTGACAAAAAGTCCGAGGATAATTCGACGGCTAGTAGCAACGAGACTTCAAGTGCCAAGAACGAGAAGAT